A window of Lepidochelys kempii isolate rLepKem1 chromosome 1, rLepKem1.hap2, whole genome shotgun sequence contains these coding sequences:
- the LOC140905606 gene encoding olfactory receptor 52K1-like, which yields MIDELNKRKDLQKTPQQDLSGSNGTGSDPSVFFLTGIPGLEALHPWISIPFCSMFSVAVLGNCTLLYVIKTEPSLHQPMFHFLAMLAVIDLVLSTTTVPKILSIFWFNSREISFNACLVQMFFLHSFSIMQSAVLLAMAFDRYVAICNPLRYATILTNSVIAKIGLVALARAVLLMVPLPFLLRRLPYCGSHVIAHCYCEHMAMVNLACANTMFNNIYGIIVALFIVGLDLMFISLSYVKILRIVLSLASKEEQLKAFGTCVAHLCAILVVYTPVVLSSIIHRFGHQVAPHVHILLANFYLLFPPMMNPIVYSVKTKQIRDRVLLLFRGKSF from the exons ATGATTGATGAACTCAACAAAAG GAAAGACTTGCAAAAGACGCCACAACAAGACCTGTCAGGTTCCAATGGCACAGGCTCTGATCCATCAGTGTTCTTCCTGACAGGCATCCCGGGGCTGGAAGCCCTGCACccctggatctccatccccttctgctcAATGTTCTCCGTAGCCGTTCTAGGAAACTGCACCCTCTTGTATGTTATCAAGACAGAGCCTTCTCTCCATCAGCCCATGTTCCATTTCCTCGCCATGCTGGCCGTCATCGATCTGGTATTATCCACAACCACCGTGCCGAAAAtactgagcatcttctggtttAATTCCAGGGAGATCAGCTTTAATGCCTGCCTGGTGCAGATGTTTTTCCTTCACTCGTTCTCCATCATGCAGTctgctgtgctgctggccatGGCCTTCGACAGGTATGTGGCCATCTGCAACCCCCTGAGATATGCCACCATCCTGACCAATTCAGTGATAGCAAAGATCGGGCTGGTGGCTTTGGCCCGGGCTGTTCTGCTTATGGtccctctgcccttcctcctcagGAGGCTCCCCTACTGCGGGTCCCATGTCATCGCCCACTGCTACTGTGAGCACATGGCCATGGTCAATCTGGCCTGTGCCAACACTATGTTCAATAACATCTATGGGATCATCGTAGCTCTCTTCATCGTGGGGCTGGATCTGATGTTCATCTCCCTATCATATGTCAAGATCCTGAGGATTGTCTTAAGCCTGGCATCCAAGGAAGAGCAGCTCAAGGCTTTCGGCACCTGTGTTGCCCATCTTTGTGCCATCTTAGTGGTCTACACACCAGTGGTCCTCTCCTCAATAATTCACAGGTTTGGCCACCAAGTCGCCCCACATGTACACATCCTGCTGGCCAATTTCTACCTTCTCTTTCCTCCCATGATGAACCCCATCGTGTACAGTGTGAAAACCAAACAGATTCGTGACCGGGTGCTTCTCCTGTTCCGAGGGAAAAGCTTCTAG
- the LOC140905607 gene encoding olfactory receptor 52E4-like, producing the protein MSHYNHSNPSTFLLMGIPGLEATHFWIAFPFCAMYVVALLGNFILLFVIKTEPSLHLPMYYFLCMLAGIDLVLTTSTVPKILSIFWFHSHEIGFECCVVQMFFIHSFSAMESGVLLAMAFDRYVAICKPLRYTAILTNPIIAKIGLAIFVRGIGLITPLTCMVSRLPYCGPRVISHSYCEHMAVVKLACGDTMLNYVYGITTATFVVASDSIFITISYILILQAVLSLSSRDARLKSFSTCGSHVCVILLFYTPGLFSFYTQRWGQNIPTHIHILLAHLYIVVPPMLNPIIYGMKTKQIRGRLLSQSIQRDSRLGFNPH; encoded by the coding sequence ATGTCACACTACAATCActccaacccctccaccttcctCCTAATGGGCATTCCGGGGCTGGAGGCCACCCACTTCTGGATCGCCTTCCCATTCTGTGCCATGTACGTTGTGGCCCTGCTGGGGAACTTCATCCTCCTCTTTGTGATCAAGACGGAGCCGAGCCTGCACTTGCCCATGTATTActtcctctgcatgctggcagGCATCGACCTGGTGCTCACCACCTCCACCGTGCCCAAGATcctgagcatcttctggttccACTCCCATGAAATCGGCTTTGAGTGCTGCGTGGTCCAGATGTTCTTCATCCACAGTTTCTCTGCCATGGAGTCGGGGGTGCTGCTGGCCATGGCCTTTGACCGCTACGTCGCCATCTGCAAGCCATTGCGCTACACCGCCATCCTCACCAATCCCATCATCGCCAAGATCGGGTTGGCCATCTTTGTGCGGGGCATCGGCCTGATTACCCCCTTGACGTGCATGGTCAGCCGCCTGCCCTACTGTGGTCCCAGGGTCATCTCCCACTCCTACTGCGAGCACATGGCCGTGGTGAAGCTGGCCTGTGGGGACACCATGCTCAACTATGTCTACGGGATAACGACCGCGACCTTTGTGGTGGCCTCAGACTCCATCTTCATCACTATCTCCTACATCCTGATCCTCCAGGCCGTCCTGAGCCTGTCCTCCAGGGACGCGCGCCTGAAGTCCTTTAGCACCTGTGGCTCCCACGTGTGTGTCATCCTGCTCTTCTACACCCCGGGGCTGTTCTCCTTCTACACACAGCGCTGGGGTCAGAACATCCCCACGCACATCCACATCCTGCTGGCACACCTCTACATTGTGGTGCCGCCCATGCTGAACCCCATCATATACGGCATGAAGACCAAGCAGATCAGGGGCCGGCTGCTGAGCCAGTCTATCCAAAGAGACTCCAGGCTTGGCTTTAACCCCCACTAG